GAGATTCACCCCTTACCCTGCAGAACCAGCGTGCAAATCCAGGACTCGAGATTCACCCCTTACCCTGCAGAACCAGCGTGCAAATCCAGGACTCGAGATTCACCCCTTACCCTGCAGAACCAGCGTGCAAATCCAGGACTCGAGATTCACCCCTTACCCTGCAGAACCAGCGTGCAAATCCAGGACTCGAGATTCACCCCTTACCCTGCAGAACCAGCGTGCAAATCCAGGACTCGAGATTCACCCCTTACCCTGCAGAACCAGCGTGCAAATCCAGGACTCGAGATTCACCCCTTACCCTGCAGAACCAGCGTGCAAATCCAGGACTCGAGATTCACCCCTTACCCTGCAGAACCAGCGTGCAAATCCAGGACTCGAGATTCACCCCTTACCCTGCAGAACCAGCGTGCAAATCCAGGACTCGAGATTCACCCCTTACCCTGCAGAACCAGCGTGCAAATCCAGGACTCGAGAGTTACCCCTTACCCTGCAGAACCAGCGTGCAAATCCAGGACTCGAGATTCACCCCTTACCCTGCAGAACCAGCGTGCAAATCCAGGACTCGAGAGTTACCCCTTACCCTGCAGAACCAGCGTGCAAATCCAGGACTCGAGATTCACCCCTTACCCTGTAGAACCAGCGTGAAAATCCAGGACTCGAGATTCACCCCTTACCCTGCAGAACCAGCGTGCAAATCCAGGACTCGAGATTCATCCCTTACCCTGCAGAACCAGCGTGCAAATCCAGGACTCGAGAGTTACCCCTTACCCTGCAGAACCAGTGTGCAAATCCAGGACTCGAGATTCACCCCTTACCCTGCAGAACCAGCGTGCAAATCCAGGACTCGAGATTCACCCCTTACCCTGCAGAACCAGCGTGAAAATCCGGGACTTGAGATTCATCCCTTACCCTGCAGAACCAGCGTGCAAATCCAGGACTTGAGATTCACCCCTTACCCTGCAAAACCAGCTTGCAGGGCTGTGACAGGCAGCTCTTGTGTAGGAAAATAAACATGCTGCAGTGCTGGGGCTCTTCCAGCAGGTGAGGCTATTTAGCAGCTGATCACAGTAAATGACAGGGGTGTAAAAAGGATTGAACTGGAGATAAAACATTACCTGATCcatttaaagtacagtatataggGCAACAATCTGTAATCCCCACCATGTTAAAGTAATAAAACTACCAAATTTTAGAGTAAATTTGTAGATTGCTTCCTTCTGGCTCGTATATATTTCACTCGTTAGTTCTCATACAGCAGGGTTCACTATGTTGTATACCCATGGACTTCTCCTGTCCTTTATTGCTATACCTGTTCTGTGTCCAACATCACATGTGGAGTGAGCAAGTCTGCATGAAAACTGACTGTGGCCTGTTCACTGTATCTGATTTGCTGATCTATCCTCTATCCTCTGGGACCAGTGTAAGAGTGAAGATCTGTCTGTTGAATGGAAAACATTTCAGTACTGTATGTGATCGAGgggttctgtgacatcataaaccatGAGAGATGCACTGTAgccaaaagtttttatttttttatattacatggatTTTGAAAATTGATCAAATATGATGTTCAAGATATCTATCAGTACTATCTCAGAACAGAGCATACCTTTCTGGGTTCATACTCACTGCCGTCTATTTTCATAATGCATGAATGACAACAAGAAGTGTTGAATTCAGAATCCTATTGTATTCAATGAACTTATAATAACTTTGTATTACTTaggatttcattgttttgtgtacaatatattttaattttgagcTTGTAAGAAGCAGTGTGGATTGGAATTTAGTCAGTCACTGCCTGTGTCAAAGGTCTGCATAGCTTCATCGGATTGATTGCTTGATCGCTTGTCAATTTGGACCTTAACTGTCTGGTTGAAAGTACATTTGGGTTCAAAGACAGTTTACATGCTGTGTGTAGGAGTGTACCAATTAGTCTCCCAGCCAGTGTGTGGCGCTGTCTCCTGTTCCCTCACTGCTGCTGTGCTGgaggttggtttgtttgtttgtttgtttaccatGCAATGCAACTTTTTCATGTCACAAAAGTGcaatatgactttttttttttttagcatgggcCACAGTGTAAATCTAGCTGCTAtccatataatatatatgtatatgttttttatttcaggCGAATGAGAATGGGCCCCCAACGATGCTAGGGCTACCATGGGCAGCGTCACGTTGCGCTATTTCTGTTATGGGTGTCTATTCACTTCCGTGACTTGGACACTTCTGCTCTTCATTTACTTCAACCTTAGCCAGGAAAGCCAGCCCTTGAAGAATGTGCCCGTCAAGGGGGGCCAGTCCTTCAAGTACTTCCCCAGGAAGTTCCAGCCCCGCTTCACACGGAGTCCCAGCTGGCTGCAGGGTCCCAACCAACACTGGGGCAAGGAGGAGGGCCGCAAGAAAGCAGCAGAGCTCTCTCCAGAAATGGGTATGAGGACAATTAAAACCACCGATTactggtaaaaataaaataaagatctaGTTCGTACATGCATCGCTTGAAACACACAAGCTGCTGGTTGCATGATCAGCTACTCCAGTTAGTAAAACTACAGAATCTGGTGTGATTAATTCATGCTGTGAAAAGTACACTctgttcagagcagatttaccaggggctCGATTTGTTCAAAATCCTAGAACCTGGTCATTTCAGTAAAATGCAGTACTGGCACAAATTATGGAAACCACAAATTTTCAGCCAAACTAGGGGTGGGAATTGTATTGCCTgtgtttcctcactcagaccccttacttactaaataccctggtatctctgaacaGCATTTGGAGTTGTATTGATAGTggtcactttttttatttgtttttccccAGGAATGATTTTCAATGAAGTGGACCAGGAGGTGAGAGACGTGGGCTACCACAAACATGCTTTTAATGTACTCATCAGTAACCGGCTGGGCTATCACAGGGAGCTGCCTGACACCAGAAACACAAAGTAGGTGATTCAAAGAGAAACCTGTTTGAATAAAACTGATTGTATTAATCAAcctcacagtaaaacctgcagtgggtgaaactgttatgcaacaggagtcttatttccatccctgaataaaCACAGGGGGGTGCTTGCTAACTCTTCCTTGTAATTGTGCCTGCAGATGTAAAGGAAAGCTCTACCCTGTGGATCTCCCGAGTGCcagtgttgtgatttgtttctttAACGAAGCGTTCTCAGCCCTGCTGCGCACGCTGCACAGTGTTTTAGATCGAACCCCGTCCCACTTGCTGCACGAAGTCATACTGGTGGACGACAACAGCGAATTTAGCAAGTATTATTTCATACACGTTTAGGGCATAAAGAAACACTTCTGATCTATTAGAATTGTACTGTGGAGTATGCAAAAGTAATTGCATTGAAGCAAAGCCAATTGTTTTTGGTTTGTCAgaggtggccaaccctggtcctggagagccacaatcctgcaggttgcCTGGGTATCTGTAAATCgtcaatggctaaagacctggaaaaaaaTGTTGACCAATTAACAAAATCATTGAtttcaattaagcaattgagaaCTCGGGCCACTTCTGGTCTACATGAACAATCACTTACTGTGTCAATCCCTGTTAGGACAGTTTATTAAAATTAGGTATATCTGGTGTAGCTGGCAGTAATACTATCTGCATTGTTTTGGAGCTATATTTTCAGTAACCACTGCCTCATGTTGTGGCACATGATCTCAGTATTTTTTGTCTTTAATGAAGTCATGAGACATGAGATTAATTATCCAGTCAGGGTTAGGAGTTATTTGCACTAGATCCTACAGGCTGTCTAATTCCAGCGAGTTCTCAGCTTTTCTCTAGTAGGAAATCTCTCTTCATCTCATTGCTTGTTAAagttggctcttccactcctgatctttgttccaaccctgttctctacttcagaccctgaagtagtttaaTTATATAACCTGTTAAACCTGGCGTGGAATTATCCTCcctggaccgtgattggacacctctgctctgtactgtattacacttgCAGCAAATGGCACAAATTTTCTATCTGAACCATCTTATTGAATATTCAATGTGCTGCACACAAGGCAACGCACTGTAGAGTTGTTAGAACAATCTGCTCATTTGTTGGGAGCATTCTAGACAGTTTTTGTAAAGAATATTATTCATGCTTTATCAAGTTCTTTATTGTGATAATATTTCAGGGTTGTTGTTTTCTGATAAGATTTCTTATGTTGCACTTTTGGcagaaaagtaaaaataatgaattaaatgAATAACTCAAAGTGAAAGCTCGCCACAACATGTCTGGTTGGTGAGCCTTTTGTGTGAAACACCTGCTGACTTTGTTTGTGTGCATTTCCACAGCTGACCTGAAGGAGGAGCTAGACGCATATATCAAGAAGAACCTTCCTGGCAAAGTGAAGCTGGTGCGCAATGCAAAACGAGAAGGGCTGATTAGAGGCAGGATGATTGGAGCATCTCAAGCAACTGGTAAGAAATTACTTTTATTCTTAAGATGCACAGTCCATAAACCCATATATGAAATGCATGTATAATCATATGAAATGTATGTTGCGAATgccagtatttttttgttgtccCTTCACCATCAATACTGTCTTGGATGCAAATAATCATTGCTTAActgtttgagccattccaggttttatatcACGCTTAAATAAACAAACGTGTGCTAACAGGAATCCTGTTTTTCAACctaaagtaaaatatcatgaaatCTGACAAAAGTGACATCTCTGGTAGTACTGTTTTGGGAAGGCATGTAAAAAATGTAAGCTCTATgaaagtgtgaaaaaaagcacacCCTGGAAAATGGGAATTTTAATTAGACAAATGAGATCCCTGAGAGAAGCAGGACCTGAGACTCGAGGtcaatgcctttttaaaatccattcctaaTTCCAATTCGTATTGCCTTTTAATCCAACATCAGCTCCagcacatcactgatcaaaattgcaatcgcAGCAGCAACACATTACTTCAGCTGAAGGCTCTGTTTGTTGgccaattaaactggcttcagatgaaagcagttgaaccatcacaacaattattatgtctCTCTGAagaaaggaattggaattggaattgcttTTAAAGAGGAAATGAAATTGAAGAACAGGATTTGACTCCACCCCTGCGTGGCGGTGCCTCCACCACACAAGTCCTGTGCTGAGCCTGCCTCTGCTCCCGCCCCTAGGGGAGGTCCTGGTTTTCTTGGACAGTCACTGTGAGGTGAATGAGATGTGGCTGCAGCCTCTACTGACCCCCATTAAGGAGGACCGCCGGGCGGTGGTGTGCCCCGTGATTGACATCATCAGTGCAGACACCCTCAGCTACAGCTCCTCCCCCATCGTGCGGGGGGGCTTCAACTGGGGCCTGCATTTTAAATGGGATCCTGTGCCTCTCTCTGAGCTGAACGGCCCTGAGGGGGCCACCGTACCAATCCGGTAAGTCTGTCTGGGACAGTGTGGCTCACTGCCTTCATGACAGCAGTAAGAGACACAGACCAAATTAAACATGTGTAAAGGCTTTCTGGTAAAGAAATATTGCAAAGTTTCATAAATACTGTATCAGTCAGGAACAGTATAACAGAATTATCCCCATAGAAGGATTGGTATTCATCTGAAAAAAATCCTTCCTACCCCCTTctgttaccattttttttattttaatatttagacATTTTAAAGTGGTTGTGCAaactctatggagttcaagaagttgccctgccaaaacttcgaaaaaaaacatataacattataaaatagatacgcAGTGACTGACGGCAAGCAACGTGTACTGCTGTTTCAGGTCTCCCACAATGGCAGGAGGCTTGTTTGCGATGGACAGGAAGTATTTTAATGAGCTGGGGCAGTATGACAGCGGCATGGACATCTGGGGAGGAGAGAACTTGGAGATCTCCTTCAGAGTAAGGGCACTGCTGAGTTATCTGGGAGCGACTGTCTAATTCCTACTTCTGTCTACCTCTGCATGAAACTTCCTGCCAGTGCTTCTGGTCATTAGCAAATCAGGACAGCATGGCTTGAAATACATCTTCTACAGCCCCAGTTAAAACAAATCTTCAGGACATTTTATTGTCTGTACATTACTGACTCGTTAAGTTAAGGACTTCAGTCTTCAGTTCATTTCAATGTGCCTTCTTTCACAAGCCCTAGAAATACACTACaggtattttttatataattaatataatctTTGCACAATTAGCCAGTTGGAATGTAAGGTCAGTGAAGGTTAAATGAATATTGTGAGCACACTTGAGAACACTGTGCTCAAACACAGCTGCAAGCTGAGAGAATGTTTTCAATCTCAGCCAGCTCAGAACACAGAGGAACAAGGAATTGACCTTGTGTAGAAGAAATGTATGTTCTGAGTCTGGAACAACATTGTATCTCACACCATGAAACTGATCGTGTTTAGATATTGTTAGGAAAACCAAAGTTGAGCTTCACACACATGCAGTTAGGCAAGATATGAAAGTATTGCTGGTGAGAAaagctacctgaatcctctcctggtGACAGACCTTCTCCGTACCTGAGCTTTCTCCCAGAACATTAGGTAATTGATCATTATTCCTGTTTATAACTCGGTGCTACATTGTTGTGTCTAACAGTAATGTTTAAGCTACATGCGTGTAACTTTTGAAGTTTGAAATCAATACATGGAAACTtcctataacattattatttatttatttgacagacgcctttatccaaggtgacttataggtggtacagggttacaatacgagcttaatatataatacagtatagtttacagtaagtgcagatactaccaggatgcagcaagttaggattgtATTGGTATTGTGCACATTTGTATACAGATATCAAATCCTTACAGAAGACGAGAGATACAGTAGCTGCGTGGttggtttaaaatgtgtttctaatgCTAATTGACTAGCTTCTGAAGGCTTTCGTTCAGTTAAGCTGCTTTGTAATGTTAATGCTCTTATGCCCTTCACAGATCTGGATGTGCGGCGGCAGGTTGTTAATAATTCCCTGCTCCAGAGTTGGGCACATTTTCCGCAAGCGGCGACCGTACGGGTCACCTGGAGGTCAGGATACCATGGCGCATAACTCTCTACGCCTGGCTCACGTGTGGATGGATGAATACAAGGTACACCTGCACTGCCTTTGAGGAAGCTGTCTGAGATACATGTATGGGCTTGTTTGGAAGCAAGTGGAAAGGCACATGTTCTGAGAAGAAGAAAATGATTACACATGtataaactagaaaaaaaaaagtgctttttttatcattaaaataattttgttgttcTGAGAATTCTCCCTTTCCTCAAAAtaagtctgtgtcagtgtgctttCATGTGGGAGCAGGAGCGGGTCTTCAGTTCTTGTTGCTAGCTTTATAGCCAGTCTAAAATAAGATACCACAAATTCTAACCTCAAACTTGTAATGAGTAAGTGCTGAGCAGCAGCCCTCAGCCTATTAATTTGTGTGGGTTAAGCTGGTCCTGCAGCCTGGCCATTATCCATCTTTTAAATGCGTGACTTAACTCTTTCTCATAGGATCGTTCCTAGTAAATCTTTTACCTATATAAATAATCCACTGTGCTCAAGATTGTGTATTTGCAATGAGTTTGGATGCTGTTTGAAGTTGGTAGTTTTCTGGTACTGTTCACCAAAAATTTTaggaatatataaataattaattaataataataatttacatcatgtaatcaaataaactacaaaatgatactgcaaagtttttcattaagtatatggggaaaaatacaaagcggtatgtaattcaatatgttaacatagcattattcagtaggttttattagactttatgaagcaaagctagttcattctatagggtaataCAAAATTTGCTGTAtacttttaatttcttttttcttttattgcttttattaactGCTTTTTGCTTACGTTATGATGAGTATCAGTCAGAAACGCACACCATTTGTTCAAGTTTGTAATtaacataataaataatgtaaccTGTGGGGTGTATTTAATAGCATATTGGACAACAATGCTTGTTCCCCTTCACTATAAATTATGATCAGTGCActtatacctcgtttccatgagcACAGATTAATCGCCATTCGGAGCTGATCCCGGCCCTCCTGCATTCCTCCTGAACCCCCACTGATAGTCTACCCGAGTTGAGTGAAAACACTCAGTTTCCATGCAATCAGCTGATATTGGTGGTTCTTTTCCAGGAAGCCTTGTAGCTAAGGTCACATTCATTTCTTTACAAAACCGAAAGGATGGAAGCTATTGCTTTGCTTCTGACAATTCTTTTGATCTTTTtgttactaaaaataaatacagataatattaaagcacagagaaacgTGCTCGCCCCAGACATGGATTAAATGTTTATGCCCACTCATCACTTGATTGGTCAGTGATGTACTTTTCACCCATCCCACTTTGGGAAAGGGTTCTGAAAAAAATCCGGGGCAGCTGGGATTAGCAGCCAGCATGGGTTGTCTACATGAACACGGAAACGCAGGATCAGGAGCAGCTGCTTTTTCAACCCGGGTTGAGTGGggcatggaaacgaggtatagaTCATTCCAAGCAGAGCATGGTACACTGCTTGAAGTGCTCTGATTTACCTTGTAAACTTTTCAGACTTCCCTCATAGAAGCACCCAAAGACAGTGCAGGTATTTTATGTATTAACCTATTACAACATGCCTTGTCCAATTTATGAGTTTGAGACAGAGTGGTGACCGCGCCTTGTACACAGGGATTACAGTACCCTGCCCTGCCTTGTACCTCCGTATCCCTGCATGAGAACACAGGGATTACAGTACCTTGTACCTCCGTATCCCTGCATGGGAACACAAGGACTACTTGGGAAGCTACTGCCTGTGATTGGGCAGGCAATCTCCCTGACTCCGCTGTCAAGTAGATCAAAGCAAGGTCTTTGCACACAAGAACTGGAGTGGAAAGCCCTTCCTTTGATCTACCTGGTCTAGGAATTGGTCGAGTGTGATCAGCATGGTTAGCAGAGAGTGAAAGATTAAAGCCTGAAGCTCGTTTTGGTTATCTGTTTTTAAAAGACTGCTATGGCTAACTATGACATCACTGTGCCCTCCactaacaccattttttttttttttctttttcatttaggAGCAGTATTTTGCATTGAGACCAGAGCTGAGAAGCCGTAACTATGGAGATATCAGCGAGCGACTGGCTGTGAGAAAACGACTCCACTGCAACTCGTTTAAGTGGTACCTGGACCACATCTACCCAGAGATGCAGGTGTCGGCTCCCAACGCCAAAGCACAGCACCCTGTGTTTGTGAACAAGGGACTGAGGCGACCCAAAGTCCTGCAGCGAGGAAGAGTAAGGATCCCACAAACACTTTTGTATTTGCATCCAGATTAATGGAACGAAATCCTGCATTTCATTATTGCtaccatttcatttcatttttgtatttacttgAGATATTATTGTTAGAGAAATGGTTTCATTGATTTACCCTATAGCACACTTCTGTCTAAAAGCCTGGTCAGTaggatgaataataataatacaaaaaacctTTACTAAGGAAGATACAATCGGAATATTACTATTTTGgccatatatgtatgtatatgttgcAACATAttctcatcatcatcttcagcctttttcaatccactgctggatgaaggcctcctcAAGAGAATGTACTTGCTGGGAACATCCTTTCATTTCTCATCTCTCACACTCGCCCCATACAGAGATGCTTAAGGCTGTATTGACACCTGCTGTAACCTACCTGCACCTTGTAACATTTATTTCTACACTTTGTATggagtttttttaaatgtaatctgaAGTAGTATTTATTGTGAACAGTTGTAGCTGGAAATGTGCCACAATGAGAATGGGGagacagggggagggggagggggagggggagggggagggggaggggggggtggtaGATTTTTGTATACTTTGTAAATATACATTACTTAAGCaatttatgaataaaaacaatagaaataaaaaataacacactaTTCTACATCTTGTTAATCTATAATTCGATACTTCTGTTATTGTCCGATAACATTttctgacccatacattattcCATTTAtactgctgttaaaaaaaaaaaaaagacaagaaaaaaaaacacttctgaacagaaaacaaagattgttctGAATAAGGATACACATTGAAAGTAATTAGTTGAACATGATTGATGGTAGGGCAGCTCTAGTTTTGCTTCATGCTTTGGAGGGTCAGTGCAGAGGGCTGAATGATGATCAGACTACTTCTAGTAATATTTATTATTCCAGTATGTGGAACACTTTATGCTTCCAGGACCTCCAGCTGTGTTGCTCCAAATTGCATGCTGTCAAGGCAGCCCTGCTTCTCAATGGAGTCCATTAGATTACTCCCCATGTCCTGTAACTGCTGTTTCTCATTCAGCTCCGTAACCTTCTGACGAGCACATGCCTGGTTGCCCAGGGCCGTCCCAGCGAGAAGGCAGGGATCGTGGTGGTGAGAGAATGCGACTCTGAAGATCCGGAGCAGGTACTGGATTAACCTTTAAACTTGATATCTCCATTATGCCCGTGTTCGGAAATAAACGCTGGATGAAATAATCCTTAGTCTTTGGAGATTTAAATTTGTTGCGGTGCTTCATTCTGCACTCCTGCCCTTAGTCACCCCTTTCAAAAGGGATTACCAGCCATGTTGTGCTGAGTTGCTTTACACTGTTAACAGGGTTTGTTCATGTTGAGGTCTCGCATTCTTATTTTACGCTGCAATGATTTCATTTACTCATGAGAGGGGgggtgcagttacacctccttATGTAGCCAGGTGCTGCCTGTCTGACTGTGATTTGATTCCCAGGCATGGGCCTACGATGAGGAGCAGGAGCTGATCCTGGCCGGGCTGCTGTGTCTGGACATGTCAGAGACGCGCTCCTCTGACCCGCCTCGTCTCATGAAGTGCCACGGCTCCGGGGGATCGCAGCAGTGGACACTGGGGGTAAGCGTCTGCCTCTGTCTGCATGGCATGGGTCTGGAGGTGAGGGCTAGGGCTAGAGTATAATGTGAAAACACAGTGGTTGATGGAGTGCAGAACTGAGATAGTAAAGTGCTCAGTTACACTGCCCAGTCCATCTGGAGCCAGTCACAATCCTAGTATCTACATTGTGTTCCAGGGGCAGGCTGTCGGCTGCTTATGCAGAGAGACCAGCAAAGAAGGCTTAATCATAACAATAAATAGAAAGAGAAAAAGGCATGAACATCAACCTTTGAATAAACACAAGAGAGGTGAGGGCATAACTAAGCTTCCTTTTCACCTTAATGATCACTCAGTTTTTTGTTTGCGGGACATTTTTAGACACCCGGTAGAAATGGAAGGATTACtgatcataatgaaaacagaaggaaCAGAATGAACCACCTAGTAGATGGACTGGCTGACAGTATGAAGGGTCATTTCAGTCTGTGTTTGATGGACAGGCTTGGGAATTTCATTTAGTGTTtaattacaaactttttttttttttttttgtcgttgccaatggttttttttaccccggttttctccccagtttggaacacccaattattattttaatcccggttcaccactgcaaccccccggcgactcgggaaacggaggctgaaacgcgtgtcctctgaaacgtgttcctgccaatctgtcatttttcacactTCGGATCCACTGCGATGCCaccagacccgcaggcgccctatcagccacaggggtcgctggtgcgcggtgaaccgtggattgctcagatgacctaatccctccctacccgggcagcgctcggccaattttCCACCACCCCCTAGGAACCGCCGGTGaaggtcggcaatgacatagcctggatttgaacctgcgatctccaggctatagggcgcatcctgcactccacgtggagcacctttactggatgcgccactcgggagccccagttacaatctttaaaaagtacattattGAATCCTGTTAAATTTGAGCTGTTGCAGATTTTGGCTATTCCTTTTGCTGAAGGGCATTTCTCCTAAAGCCATTGTCTCTGAAACTCATTTTGGCCTACACAATTTCTCTAATACAAAGTGTAAGTAAGTAAATGAATAGCTAATAGATAGACAGCTATGGGAGAGCAGTTCTCGGTTGCTGTATAATTGTGAACACGGtgcagtgtgtgcgtgtggggaGACCATATTGTTCCATAGGTGCTTGCCTTTGGCCATGTGAATAGTGAGAGAGGACAGCATTCACTGCATTGAATCTTCTACTTGTATTCACTGGGAACAACACAACAGGGAATTCCTACAGGGAATACCGCATCATTTACTGCTTAGTTGCCAACTGATTGTAAACTATTTAGATGAAAACTAacatccatcttttttttttttttttttttttcagaggagTAACCGCCTGTACCAAGTGTCTGTTGGCCAGTGTTTGATGGTTGTTGACCCACTTAGCCATAAAGGGTACGTTGCCATGGGGATATGTAATGGTTCTAAGGCCCAGCAATGGCAGCTTGAAGACTGACACTGCCAGGAAAGGAAGGGGTCTACATCATTTATAAACCTTTACTGGAATTGAGACGGAAGAAAGCCAAGTTGGACTTGTTCCTGGATAAGCCAGTCACACAGTGGATTTATCAGAAGACTGGAGCACATAATCGACACAACAGTATTGTTGAACTTTTTATAGAACTAGGGAGAATTTTAGGAGAAACATACAAGGATATGCTAATTTAAAGTTCAAGTTATTTTAtcattttgattattttcttttaaaaattaaaatataacattttgggGGGACGGACGACTACTATTTTAAACACTGCTACATACGATTTTAATTTCTTAAATAAAGAAGCCcaagctttttgttttttgttgaacCCTAACAGAATGGCAATTCCTTTATTATTGTATTAAAGTATCATTGGGATCTGGACTATTTACAAGTGTTGTTCTCAAACCAGGAAAGCTAGCACAACTAATTTACCGAATCATTGAATACAACTAATATGGAATCACAAACTGCATATTGTTTGATTAGGTCATTTAAAATGGGTACAGGCACTTACACTGATGCATCATAATGTATTA
The Acipenser ruthenus chromosome 3, fAciRut3.2 maternal haplotype, whole genome shotgun sequence genome window above contains:
- the LOC117394459 gene encoding polypeptide N-acetylgalactosaminyltransferase 11-like, whose amino-acid sequence is MGSVTLRYFCYGCLFTSVTWTLLLFIYFNLSQESQPLKNVPVKGGQSFKYFPRKFQPRFTRSPSWLQGPNQHWGKEEGRKKAAELSPEMGMIFNEVDQEVRDVGYHKHAFNVLISNRLGYHRELPDTRNTKCKGKLYPVDLPSASVVICFFNEAFSALLRTLHSVLDRTPSHLLHEVILVDDNSEFTDLKEELDAYIKKNLPGKVKLVRNAKREGLIRGRMIGASQATGEVLVFLDSHCEVNEMWLQPLLTPIKEDRRAVVCPVIDIISADTLSYSSSPIVRGGFNWGLHFKWDPVPLSELNGPEGATVPIRSPTMAGGLFAMDRKYFNELGQYDSGMDIWGGENLEISFRIWMCGGRLLIIPCSRVGHIFRKRRPYGSPGGQDTMAHNSLRLAHVWMDEYKEQYFALRPELRSRNYGDISERLAVRKRLHCNSFKWYLDHIYPEMQVSAPNAKAQHPVFVNKGLRRPKVLQRGRLRNLLTSTCLVAQGRPSEKAGIVVVRECDSEDPEQAWAYDEEQELILAGLLCLDMSETRSSDPPRLMKCHGSGGSQQWTLGRSNRLYQVSVGQCLMVVDPLSHKGYVAMGICNGSKAQQWQLED